The following coding sequences lie in one Xanthomonas hortorum pv. pelargonii genomic window:
- a CDS encoding tetratricopeptide repeat protein — protein MSEHAPDTAQLIDLLRTQPDQAVALLRKAAARQDVEAQLLLAQIYAEGRGVAADPAMAMLWYEVAANAGHAEAMNQLGRCHELGFGTACNIVLAALWYRRAAEHGLDWGMYNLAHLYGSGRGVAQDHAQALALYRSAAERGHAKSMNFLARYLDQGLACDADPTAARDWYRRSAEAGDFRGQASYATLLADGGDLDQAEHWMRRAIAGGHAGFLQQLTPLLASARQPRLQALLSEVAVRQSLLQVSAATDAA, from the coding sequence ATGTCTGAGCACGCACCGGACACCGCGCAGCTGATCGACCTGCTGCGTACCCAACCCGATCAAGCGGTGGCACTGCTGCGCAAGGCCGCTGCACGCCAGGATGTGGAGGCACAGCTGCTGCTCGCGCAGATATACGCCGAAGGCCGCGGCGTCGCGGCCGATCCGGCCATGGCGATGCTGTGGTACGAAGTCGCCGCCAATGCAGGGCATGCGGAAGCGATGAATCAGCTGGGGCGTTGCCACGAACTCGGCTTCGGCACTGCGTGCAATATCGTATTGGCCGCGCTGTGGTATCGCCGCGCCGCCGAGCACGGGCTGGATTGGGGCATGTACAACCTCGCGCACCTGTACGGCTCCGGCCGTGGCGTGGCGCAGGACCACGCGCAGGCCCTGGCGCTGTATCGCAGCGCAGCCGAGCGCGGGCATGCCAAATCGATGAACTTTCTGGCGCGTTATCTCGACCAGGGCCTGGCCTGCGATGCCGATCCAACCGCTGCGCGCGACTGGTATCGCCGCTCCGCAGAAGCAGGCGATTTCCGCGGCCAGGCCAGTTACGCCACCTTGCTGGCAGACGGTGGCGACCTCGATCAAGCCGAGCACTGGATGCGGCGTGCGATCGCAGGCGGGCATGCCGGCTTTCTGCAACAACTCACACCGCTGCTGGCAAGTGCGCGCCAGCCACGCTTGCAGGCATTGCTGAGCGAGGTCGCTGTTCGGCAATCGCTGCTGCAGGTATCCGCCGCAACGGATGCGGCCTGA
- a CDS encoding aminoglycoside phosphotransferase family protein: MAAPHFTAQHLLATSLLPDTARDALRLQWARHTLNDPQVTLQRASVDAGFRSYWRTQGSGMDRILMDAPPELENVAPWLRMHALLGEHGVRVPLVLAQDLETGFLLLEDLGVPTLAQALTDANADALLDGAISQLLLLQRIPPPADSGVFGEALLQRDAGLFEEWFLGRHLGLQLGCEHAEQLQLVQRRLMDNALAQPRVFTHRDFMPRNLMPVSDGPAVLDFQDCVIGPIAYDPISLFKDTSVSWPIARVDSWLQRYHARALAAGLPVPPLAHFLRDADWMGVQRHLKNLGIFSRLSHRDGKHWYLDNVPRFIAYLDDVLPRYSELTPLIGLLEDLVKPALAARSTQAGA; this comes from the coding sequence GTGGCGGCGCCTCACTTCACGGCACAGCATTTACTCGCGACGTCGTTGCTTCCCGATACCGCGCGCGATGCGCTCCGTCTGCAATGGGCGCGGCACACGTTGAACGATCCGCAGGTCACACTGCAACGTGCGTCGGTCGATGCGGGATTTCGCAGTTATTGGCGCACCCAAGGGAGCGGCATGGATCGCATCCTGATGGATGCGCCACCGGAGCTGGAAAATGTGGCGCCGTGGTTGCGCATGCATGCACTGCTCGGCGAGCACGGCGTGCGGGTGCCGCTAGTGCTTGCGCAAGATCTTGAAACGGGATTTCTGCTGTTGGAAGACCTGGGCGTACCGACGCTGGCGCAGGCACTGACCGACGCCAATGCCGACGCGTTGCTGGATGGCGCGATCAGTCAGTTGTTGCTGCTGCAGCGCATTCCACCGCCCGCCGACAGCGGTGTATTCGGCGAGGCGCTGCTGCAACGCGATGCCGGCTTGTTCGAAGAATGGTTTCTCGGTCGCCATCTAGGGCTGCAGCTGGGCTGCGAGCACGCCGAGCAACTGCAACTGGTGCAGCGCCGTTTGATGGACAACGCACTGGCGCAGCCGCGCGTGTTCACCCATCGCGATTTCATGCCGCGCAATCTGATGCCGGTCAGCGACGGGCCGGCGGTGCTGGACTTCCAGGACTGCGTGATCGGCCCGATCGCCTACGACCCGATCAGTCTGTTCAAGGACACCTCGGTGAGTTGGCCGATCGCACGCGTGGATAGTTGGCTGCAGCGCTATCACGCACGTGCCCTAGCGGCCGGATTACCGGTGCCGCCGCTGGCGCACTTCCTGCGCGATGCGGACTGGATGGGCGTGCAGCGGCACCTGAAGAATCTGGGCATCTTTTCGCGCCTGAGCCATCGCGACGGCAAACATTGGTATCTGGATAACGTGCCGCGCTTCATCGCCTATCTGGACGACGTGCTGCCGCGCTACAGCGAACTGACGCCGCTGATCGGGCTACTGGAAGACTTGGTCAAACCTGCCTTGGCGGCACGCTCCACGCAGGCCGGCGCATGA
- a CDS encoding PepSY-associated TM helix domain-containing protein — protein sequence MSTSNDTIATTQQRRGFWLRMLHQWHWISSALCLIGMLLFTITGLTLNHAARIEASPSTEQRTLTLPPALLKTLGNRQDGNAPLPPRVAQWLGRELDISVGTRSGEWSADEVYLALPRPGGDAWLSLDRSTGAIEYERTGRGAIAYLNDLHKGRNAGPAWGWFIDVFAIACLVFCITGLFLLHLHARQRRATWPLVGLGLLIPLLLALLLIH from the coding sequence ATGTCGACCTCCAACGACACCATTGCCACCACCCAGCAACGCCGCGGTTTCTGGCTGCGCATGCTGCATCAGTGGCACTGGATCAGTTCGGCGCTGTGCCTGATCGGCATGCTGCTGTTTACGATCACCGGGCTGACCTTGAATCACGCCGCGCGCATCGAAGCCAGCCCTTCGACCGAACAGCGCACGCTCACGCTGCCGCCCGCCCTGCTCAAGACCTTGGGCAACCGGCAGGACGGCAATGCACCGCTACCGCCGCGGGTGGCGCAATGGCTGGGGCGCGAACTGGATATCAGCGTCGGCACACGCAGCGGCGAATGGTCGGCCGACGAGGTGTATCTCGCGTTGCCGCGGCCTGGCGGCGATGCGTGGTTGAGCCTGGACCGCAGCACCGGCGCAATCGAGTACGAACGCACCGGACGCGGCGCAATCGCCTATCTCAACGATCTGCACAAGGGACGCAATGCCGGGCCAGCCTGGGGCTGGTTCATCGATGTGTTCGCCATCGCCTGCCTGGTGTTCTGCATCACCGGGCTGTTCCTGCTGCACCTGCATGCGCGCCAGCGCCGCGCGACCTGGCCGCTGGTCGGCCTGGGTCTGCTGATTCCGCTGCTGCTCGCCCTGCTGTTGATCCACTGA
- a CDS encoding ComEA family DNA-binding protein, which translates to MLARTITQATRSVAMKSFTVVLKSLLLALLLSSNAYALDKVDINTASAEELDKVLTNVGRSKAEAIVEHRQANGPFKSAEELALVKGIGLKTVERNRDLIEVGATMAPAKKAAKGAAVKPVGRR; encoded by the coding sequence ATGCTGGCTAGGACCATCACCCAAGCCACAAGGAGCGTTGCAATGAAGTCATTTACCGTAGTCCTGAAGTCCCTGCTACTGGCGTTGTTGTTGTCCTCGAATGCGTATGCACTCGACAAGGTCGACATCAACACCGCGTCTGCTGAGGAATTGGACAAGGTGCTGACGAATGTCGGGCGATCAAAAGCCGAGGCAATCGTCGAGCACCGTCAGGCAAACGGTCCCTTCAAAAGTGCCGAGGAACTGGCACTGGTCAAGGGCATCGGACTCAAGACGGTCGAACGGAATCGAGACCTGATCGAAGTAGGAGCCACGATGGCTCCCGCCAAGAAGGCTGCCAAGGGGGCGGCGGTGAAACCGGTGGGACGGCGTTAA
- a CDS encoding HutD/Ves family protein: MQLTDLSSRVIPATDYRRERWRNQLGWTREILRLGDADAWSLRLSIAEIEQDAAFSAFPGIDRELVLLHGNGMRLRFGDGASVTCTGSSNSSSGSGNESDGGSSNDGSGAARGGHDVGADGGTDAPGSSDSSCDLLPPYQRVRFAGEEAVSATLLDGPTQDFNLMWRRDVLQAELLHRPLVGTMLFFADPGSAWALHLLAGQASFGRDSGLPPLVAGDTAWLSASSRTRYVLDGGGELLAIRVSPV; this comes from the coding sequence ATGCAGCTGACAGACCTGAGCAGCCGGGTGATTCCGGCCACCGACTACCGGCGCGAGCGATGGCGCAATCAATTGGGCTGGACGCGAGAGATCCTGCGCCTCGGCGATGCGGACGCGTGGTCGCTGCGCTTGTCGATCGCCGAGATCGAGCAGGATGCGGCGTTTTCTGCTTTCCCAGGCATCGATCGCGAATTGGTGTTGTTGCATGGCAATGGCATGCGGCTACGGTTTGGCGATGGTGCGAGTGTCACCTGCACTGGCAGTAGCAACAGTAGTAGTGGCAGTGGCAATGAAAGCGATGGCGGCAGTAGCAACGACGGCAGCGGCGCGGCCCGCGGCGGCCATGACGTAGGCGCCGACGGCGGCACCGATGCTCCCGGCAGCAGTGATAGTAGCTGCGACTTGCTGCCGCCCTACCAACGCGTCCGATTTGCTGGCGAAGAAGCGGTCAGTGCAACGCTGCTCGACGGGCCGACCCAGGATTTCAACCTGATGTGGCGGCGCGATGTGCTGCAGGCCGAGCTGCTGCATCGTCCGCTGGTCGGCACCATGCTGTTCTTTGCAGATCCGGGCAGCGCCTGGGCGCTGCATCTGCTCGCCGGCCAGGCCAGTTTTGGGCGCGATAGCGGCTTGCCACCTTTGGTGGCCGGAGATACTGCCTGGCTGAGCGCCTCCTCGCGCACCCGGTATGTGCTCGATGGCGGTGGCGAGTTGCTGGCGATCCGGGTGAGTCCCGTTTAG
- a CDS encoding Fe2+-dependent dioxygenase, with protein sequence MLLPIPDVLTPAQLTELRARLDAADWADGRITAGHQSAQAKDNAQLPEDSAIARDASALVLEALARSSTFFSAVLPRRIYPPLFNRYSGGQSFGYHVDNAIRYDRSRGGADPVRTDVSATLFLSDPDSYDGGELVIEDTYGTQSVKLPAGHLVIYPGTSLHRVMPVTRGTRVACFFWTQSMLRDDAQRRLLFELDVSIRRLTQDTPGHPSLIQLTGVYHNLLRQWADV encoded by the coding sequence ATGTTGCTGCCCATTCCCGATGTCCTCACTCCCGCACAACTTACCGAGTTGCGTGCGCGGCTGGACGCGGCCGACTGGGCAGACGGCCGCATTACCGCCGGACATCAATCCGCGCAGGCCAAGGACAACGCGCAATTGCCCGAAGACAGCGCCATTGCGCGCGACGCCAGCGCGCTGGTGCTGGAGGCGCTGGCGCGCAGCAGCACGTTCTTTTCGGCGGTATTACCACGGCGCATCTATCCGCCATTGTTCAATCGCTACAGCGGCGGGCAATCGTTCGGGTATCACGTCGACAACGCGATCCGCTACGACCGCAGCCGCGGCGGCGCAGACCCTGTGCGCACCGACGTTTCCGCCACGTTGTTTCTCAGCGACCCGGACAGCTACGACGGCGGCGAGCTGGTGATCGAAGACACCTACGGCACGCAATCGGTGAAGCTGCCGGCCGGGCACCTGGTGATCTATCCCGGCACCAGCCTGCATCGGGTGATGCCGGTGACCCGCGGCACCCGCGTGGCGTGTTTTTTCTGGACCCAAAGCATGCTGCGCGACGATGCGCAGCGCCGCCTGTTGTTCGAGCTGGATGTCTCGATCCGCCGGCTGACGCAAGATACCCCCGGTCACCCTTCACTGATCCAGCTCACCGGCGTGTATCACAACCTGTTGCGGCAATGGGCCGATGTCTGA
- a CDS encoding M20 family metallopeptidase, whose amino-acid sequence MDSAKIDQFISDTWDREIVPQLVDYIRIPNKSPMFDADWVAHGYMEQAVTLMETWARAQAIDGMQVEVVRLEGRTPLIFIEIPATGAESGDDTVLLYGHLDKQPEMTGWDADLGPWKPVLRDDKLYGRGGADDGYAIFGSLAAVLALRTQGLPHARCVVLIEACEESGSYDLPAYVDHLAERIGKPSLVVCLDSGCGNCEQLWCTTSLRGLTGGNLSVKVLEEGVHSGDASGVVPSSFRLLRQLLSRIEDEASGRILLEGLHVEVPAERLTQAKAAAATLDTAIFDKFPMVEGLVPMHDDLTELVLNRTWRPALSITGVDGMPPLASAGNVLRPQTAVKLSLRLPPTADGKVCGELLKEALLRDPPNGAQVTLELEKASSGWNAPEMALWLEKAIDDASLAFFDKPAMYMGEGGSIPFMGMLGEKFPGAQFMITGVLGPHSNAHGPNEFLHIPMGKRVTACVAKVIAEHHAACLRGETSGSPVAADSGTRHGGHGCC is encoded by the coding sequence ATGGACAGCGCCAAGATCGACCAATTCATCAGCGACACGTGGGATCGGGAGATCGTCCCGCAATTGGTCGATTACATCCGCATTCCCAACAAGTCGCCGATGTTCGACGCCGATTGGGTGGCGCACGGCTACATGGAGCAGGCGGTCACCCTGATGGAAACCTGGGCGCGGGCGCAGGCGATCGACGGCATGCAGGTCGAGGTGGTGCGCCTGGAAGGCCGCACGCCGTTGATCTTCATCGAAATTCCGGCCACCGGCGCCGAATCCGGTGACGACACCGTGCTGCTGTACGGCCACCTGGACAAGCAGCCAGAAATGACCGGCTGGGACGCCGACCTTGGCCCGTGGAAGCCGGTGCTGCGCGACGACAAGCTGTACGGGCGCGGTGGCGCCGATGATGGCTACGCGATCTTCGGTTCGCTGGCGGCGGTGCTGGCGCTGCGCACTCAGGGCCTGCCGCATGCGCGCTGCGTGGTGCTGATCGAGGCCTGCGAGGAATCCGGCAGCTACGATCTGCCGGCCTACGTGGACCACCTTGCCGAGCGCATCGGCAAGCCGTCGCTGGTGGTGTGCCTGGATTCGGGCTGCGGCAACTGCGAGCAGCTGTGGTGCACCACCTCGCTGCGCGGGCTGACCGGCGGCAACCTCAGCGTGAAGGTGCTGGAGGAAGGCGTGCACTCAGGCGATGCCTCCGGCGTGGTGCCGTCCAGCTTTCGCTTGCTGCGCCAGCTGCTGTCGCGCATCGAGGACGAAGCCAGCGGCCGCATCCTGCTGGAAGGCCTGCATGTGGAGGTGCCGGCCGAGCGACTGACCCAGGCCAAAGCCGCAGCGGCGACGCTGGATACGGCCATCTTCGACAAATTCCCGATGGTCGAGGGCTTGGTGCCAATGCATGACGACCTCACCGAACTGGTATTGAATCGCACCTGGCGCCCTGCGCTGTCGATCACCGGTGTGGACGGCATGCCGCCGCTGGCCTCGGCCGGCAATGTGCTACGCCCACAAACCGCTGTGAAGCTGTCGTTGCGTCTGCCGCCGACCGCCGATGGCAAGGTGTGTGGCGAGCTGCTCAAGGAAGCGCTGCTCCGCGACCCGCCCAACGGCGCGCAGGTGACCCTGGAACTGGAAAAGGCATCGTCCGGCTGGAATGCGCCCGAGATGGCGCTGTGGCTGGAAAAAGCCATCGACGACGCCAGCCTGGCGTTCTTCGACAAGCCGGCCATGTACATGGGCGAAGGCGGCTCGATCCCGTTCATGGGCATGCTGGGCGAGAAGTTCCCCGGCGCGCAGTTCATGATCACCGGCGTGCTCGGCCCGCATTCCAACGCACATGGTCCGAATGAGTTCCTGCACATCCCGATGGGCAAGCGCGTGACCGCCTGCGTGGCCAAGGTGATTGCCGAGCATCACGCCGCCTGCCTGCGCGGCGAGACCAGCGGCTCGCCGGTGGCTGCCGACAGCGGCACCCGTCATGGCGGGCATGGCTGCTGCTGA
- a CDS encoding DUF2271 domain-containing protein produces the protein MRATLTIALSGLLAMPAYAATLDINVEIPKLNVAEYHRPYVAIWLEGADQKVAANLAVWYQSKDTAEGHGTKWLPDLRQWWRKSGRTLEVPVDGVTGPTRPAGAHALSFSDTKGALKSLPAGQYTLVVEAAREVGGRELVKVPFTWPATSSQTAKASGSSELGAVSLVAKP, from the coding sequence ATGCGCGCCACCCTGACCATCGCCCTGAGCGGCCTGCTCGCCATGCCGGCGTATGCGGCCACGCTCGACATCAATGTCGAAATCCCCAAGCTCAACGTCGCCGAATATCACCGCCCCTATGTGGCGATCTGGCTGGAAGGTGCAGACCAGAAAGTCGCTGCAAATCTGGCGGTCTGGTATCAATCCAAGGACACCGCCGAAGGCCACGGCACCAAGTGGTTGCCGGATCTGCGCCAGTGGTGGCGCAAGAGCGGTCGCACGCTGGAGGTGCCGGTCGATGGCGTCACCGGCCCGACTCGTCCGGCCGGCGCGCATGCGCTGTCGTTCTCCGATACCAAGGGTGCGTTGAAGTCGCTGCCGGCCGGCCAGTACACGCTGGTGGTGGAAGCAGCACGCGAAGTGGGCGGCCGTGAGTTGGTCAAGGTGCCGTTTACCTGGCCGGCGACGTCGTCGCAAACCGCAAAGGCCAGCGGCAGCAGCGAGCTCGGTGCCGTCAGCCTGGTCGCAAAGCCCTGA
- a CDS encoding DUF4198 domain-containing protein: protein MLAALPVSALAHKAWLLPSQTVIAGEAPWITVDAAVSNDLFYFNHVPLRLDNLSITAPDGSALKPENPATGKYRSVFDLQLTQPGTYKLSIVNAGLFANWKEDGKPKRWRGDEARFATEVPKNAQDLQVSQSFNRVETFVTRGAPTTTVFKPSGKGIELIPVTHPNDLVVGEAAQFTLQLDGKPAAGLEIDIVRGGTRYRDAQNEIKLKTDAKGGFSVTWPEAGMYWLETTTEDKKTSLPQAKQRRLGYVATLEVLPQ, encoded by the coding sequence ATGCTCGCCGCACTGCCGGTCAGTGCACTCGCCCACAAGGCCTGGTTGCTGCCGTCGCAGACCGTCATCGCCGGTGAAGCGCCGTGGATCACGGTGGATGCAGCCGTCTCCAACGACCTGTTCTACTTCAATCACGTGCCGCTGCGCCTGGATAACTTGAGCATCACCGCGCCGGATGGCAGCGCGCTCAAGCCGGAAAATCCGGCCACTGGCAAGTACCGCAGCGTGTTCGATCTGCAACTCACCCAGCCCGGCACCTACAAGCTCAGCATCGTCAACGCCGGCCTGTTCGCCAACTGGAAAGAAGACGGCAAGCCCAAGCGCTGGCGCGGCGACGAAGCCCGCTTCGCCACCGAGGTGCCGAAAAACGCGCAGGATTTGCAGGTCTCGCAGTCCTTCAATCGCGTGGAAACCTTCGTCACCCGCGGTGCGCCCACCACCACGGTCTTCAAGCCCAGCGGCAAGGGCATCGAGTTGATCCCGGTGACCCATCCCAACGATCTGGTCGTCGGCGAGGCGGCGCAGTTCACGCTGCAACTGGATGGCAAGCCGGCAGCCGGGCTGGAGATCGACATCGTGCGCGGCGGCACCCGCTATCGCGATGCGCAGAACGAGATCAAGCTGAAGACCGATGCCAAGGGCGGCTTCAGCGTGACCTGGCCGGAAGCCGGTATGTACTGGCTGGAAACCACTACCGAAGACAAGAAAACCTCGCTCCCGCAAGCCAAGCAGCGTCGTCTGGGTTACGTCGCCACACTGGAAGTGCTGCCGCAGTAA
- a CDS encoding GlsB/YeaQ/YmgE family stress response membrane protein → MNNLFGSDSWLYIILVGFVVGLLARFITPGTQRLGCLLTIVLGIAGAVVASWFGRYMGWYHAGEPAGFLGALLGAIAILALLRLFSGSKR, encoded by the coding sequence ATGAACAATCTCTTCGGTAGCGACAGCTGGCTTTACATCATTCTGGTCGGTTTCGTGGTCGGGCTCCTGGCCCGTTTCATTACGCCGGGCACGCAGCGCCTGGGTTGCCTGCTGACCATCGTGCTGGGCATTGCCGGTGCGGTGGTCGCCAGCTGGTTTGGGCGTTACATGGGCTGGTACCACGCCGGCGAACCGGCCGGTTTCCTCGGCGCGTTGCTGGGTGCGATCGCGATCCTGGCACTGCTGCGCCTGTTCAGCGGCAGCAAGCGTTGA
- a CDS encoding FAD:protein FMN transferase — protein MPASSSADHAIATLGGRSMGTTWSVKLIAPRGRDLHPLHACIQAALDRVVAQMSTWEADSDISRYNRAAAGQWQTLPDEFHAVLSAALQIAQASEGAFDPTVGPMVELWGFGASGVRRQVPAADQIALASARCGWQRVQLDGMRVLQPGALALDLSGIAKGFGVDCVHRALLQVGIDSALIEVGGELFGYGCKPDGSAWRVLVESAPDEDAGAALPPRVLSLDGLAVATSGDRWHRFDAGGIRYAHTFDPRIGAPVPHAPAAVTVLARNAMQADAWATAMTVLGVDAGLAYARTATLAVRFLTRKDGVLLESMSPAFEQQLAAS, from the coding sequence ATGCCTGCATCGTCTTCCGCCGACCACGCCATCGCCACTCTCGGCGGCCGCAGTATGGGCACCACCTGGAGCGTGAAGCTGATCGCGCCGCGCGGGCGCGACCTGCACCCGTTGCATGCCTGCATCCAGGCCGCGCTCGATCGGGTGGTCGCGCAGATGAGCACCTGGGAAGCGGATTCGGACATCAGCCGCTACAACCGCGCTGCCGCTGGTCAGTGGCAGACCCTACCTGATGAATTTCATGCAGTGCTGAGCGCAGCACTGCAGATCGCACAAGCCAGCGAGGGTGCCTTCGACCCCACAGTCGGCCCGATGGTCGAGCTATGGGGCTTCGGTGCCTCGGGCGTGCGACGGCAGGTGCCTGCAGCCGATCAGATCGCCTTGGCCAGCGCACGCTGCGGCTGGCAACGTGTGCAACTGGACGGCATGCGCGTGCTGCAGCCTGGCGCACTGGCGCTGGATCTATCCGGCATTGCAAAGGGATTCGGTGTGGACTGCGTGCATCGCGCGCTGCTGCAGGTCGGCATCGACAGTGCATTGATCGAAGTCGGCGGCGAACTGTTCGGCTATGGATGCAAGCCCGATGGCAGTGCGTGGCGCGTGCTGGTCGAATCCGCACCCGACGAAGACGCCGGTGCTGCATTGCCGCCACGTGTGCTGTCGCTGGACGGACTGGCGGTCGCCACGTCCGGCGATCGTTGGCACCGCTTCGATGCCGGCGGCATCCGCTATGCGCACACCTTCGACCCACGCATCGGCGCGCCCGTTCCGCATGCGCCCGCAGCAGTCACCGTGCTCGCACGCAATGCGATGCAGGCCGATGCCTGGGCCACTGCGATGACCGTGCTTGGCGTCGATGCCGGTCTTGCCTATGCACGCACTGCAACGTTGGCCGTGCGTTTTCTTACACGCAAGGACGGCGTTCTGCTTGAATCCATGAGTCCGGCCTTCGAGCAACAGTTGGCTGCGTCATGA
- a CDS encoding IS5 family transposase (programmed frameshift), giving the protein MEITPAQFSLIEHCLPAQRGNVSMTNLQVVNAILYVAEHGCKWRGLPKRFGNWHTVYTRMNRWAKAGVLDRMFAQLQKSQIVRIKIEAVSLDSTSVKVHPDGTGAFKKNGPQAVGKSRGGWNTKIHMVAADARTAITFGLTPGNVHDAPAGRALLEHLGPVERPIHLLMDRAYEGNETRQLALDLGFVPVVPPKSNRVEPWEYNREMYKRRNEVERLFRRLKGYRRIFSRFEKLDVMFLGFLSFVLVVDGLRMC; this is encoded by the exons ATGGAGATCACGCCAGCACAATTTTCTCTGATCGAACACTGCCTGCCGGCGCAGCGCGGCAATGTCAGCATGACCAACCTGCAAGTGGTCAACGCCATCCTTTACGTTGCCGAGCATGGCTGCAAATGGCGCGGCCTACCCAAGCGCTTTGGCAACTGGCATACGGTCTACACACGCATGAACCGTTGGGCCAAGGCGGGTGTGCTGGACCGGATGTTCGCCCAATTGCAGAAGTCCCAGATCGTGCGCATCAAGATCGAAGCAGTCTCGCTGGACTCCACCAGCGTCAAGGTCCATCCCGATGGCACGGGTGCAT TTAAAAAAAACGGCCCGCAGGCCGTCGGCAAGTCTCGCGGTGGATGGAACACCAAGATTCATATGGTTGCCGCAGATGCTCGAACAGCCATCACCTTTGGATTGACGCCTGGCAACGTGCATGACGCACCTGCAGGCCGCGCGTTGCTTGAACACCTGGGGCCAGTGGAGCGGCCGATTCATTTGTTGATGGACCGTGCTTACGAAGGCAACGAAACCCGCCAGTTGGCGCTCGATCTTGGCTTCGTGCCGGTGGTCCCGCCGAAATCCAATCGGGTCGAGCCTTGGGAATACAACCGGGAGATGTACAAGCGGCGTAACGAAGTGGAGAGACTGTTCCGTCGCTTGAAAGGCTACCGCCGGATTTTCTCGCGCTTCGAGAAGCTGGATGTCATGTTCCTTGGATTCCTCAGCTTCGTCCTAGTCGTTGATGGGCTTCGGATGTGTTAA